Proteins encoded in a region of the Candidatus Moanabacter tarae genome:
- the ilvI_1 gene encoding Acetolactate synthase isozyme 3 large subunit yields the protein MNGDQTIAKILKKEGVEWIGAFPHQPLIDAAAIEGIRPILSRTERTGVNMADGFSRVSNGKRIGVFTMQTGPGAENAYGGVAQAFADSIPILLLPGGQSRDRTQVHPNFESVENYRGVTKWTAEINLVSRIPELMRRAYSQLKHGRPGPVLLEIPSDVGPEEFPSKTIDYRPGKPYKSGADPSDVRELVSKLLKASCPIAYVGQGVLWAEASEELLELAELIHIPVMTTLAGKSAFPENHRLALGTGGHTGTLMVDHFIKKTDFVLGIGSSFSISTFNAPLPNDVPLAQITNCSEDVNKAYTIDYGAIGDARIVIRQVIDEVKRQLGTQGREDILGTADEIGKVKAVFMQEWSPRLNSDEVPISPYRVFSELAKTIGVANTIITHDSGYPRDQLVPFWQTETPRGYIGWGKSTQLGYGLGLAMGAKLAAPEKHVVNVMGDAAFGMAGMDVETAVRSKIPILTIVLNNGVMTHYDHHMSFASKHWGSNKLGGDYTKVAEGLGAYAERVATPDQIGKAILRGISANAEGRPALLEMMTKVEEEVPKFW from the coding sequence ATGAATGGAGATCAAACTATAGCAAAAATCCTTAAGAAGGAGGGTGTGGAATGGATTGGAGCTTTCCCACACCAACCACTAATTGACGCAGCGGCTATAGAAGGTATCAGACCAATATTAAGTCGAACCGAACGTACTGGAGTGAACATGGCGGACGGTTTTAGCCGTGTTAGCAACGGTAAGAGAATTGGCGTTTTTACAATGCAAACGGGACCGGGGGCGGAAAACGCCTATGGTGGAGTGGCTCAGGCTTTTGCCGATTCCATTCCAATTCTGCTCCTCCCTGGTGGACAATCACGGGATCGCACTCAAGTACATCCTAATTTTGAATCAGTTGAAAACTATAGAGGCGTGACCAAATGGACTGCCGAAATCAACCTGGTTAGTCGAATTCCTGAGCTAATGCGCCGTGCCTATAGTCAGCTCAAACATGGGAGACCAGGTCCAGTCTTATTAGAGATTCCGAGCGATGTAGGCCCAGAGGAGTTTCCGAGTAAGACCATAGACTACCGGCCGGGAAAACCGTACAAGTCAGGAGCCGATCCATCAGATGTACGGGAACTTGTTAGCAAGCTCCTGAAAGCCTCATGTCCGATTGCATATGTGGGACAAGGTGTTCTCTGGGCAGAAGCGTCTGAAGAACTTTTAGAACTAGCTGAACTTATCCATATTCCAGTGATGACCACTCTGGCAGGCAAAAGTGCATTCCCCGAAAACCACCGGCTGGCGCTGGGTACTGGGGGACACACGGGTACGCTGATGGTAGACCATTTTATAAAAAAAACCGACTTTGTCCTTGGAATTGGATCCAGCTTTTCGATTTCCACCTTTAATGCTCCATTACCAAACGATGTGCCTCTTGCACAGATTACTAACTGTTCTGAAGATGTGAACAAGGCCTATACGATCGACTACGGGGCGATTGGCGACGCCCGAATCGTGATTCGGCAAGTCATAGACGAAGTGAAACGACAGTTGGGGACACAAGGGCGAGAGGATATTTTAGGCACTGCCGATGAAATAGGTAAAGTCAAAGCAGTTTTCATGCAAGAATGGAGTCCCAGGTTGAATTCGGACGAGGTTCCAATAAGCCCCTATCGAGTATTCTCAGAGCTGGCAAAAACGATTGGTGTGGCAAATACAATTATCACCCACGATTCTGGTTATCCCCGTGATCAGCTTGTTCCCTTTTGGCAGACCGAAACTCCAAGAGGATATATTGGTTGGGGAAAATCAACCCAACTGGGATACGGCCTTGGCCTAGCTATGGGAGCGAAGCTTGCAGCACCTGAGAAGCACGTTGTTAATGTCATGGGAGACGCCGCATTCGGCATGGCCGGGATGGATGTTGAAACGGCTGTGAGGTCGAAAATTCCTATCTTAACGATTGTGCTGAACAACGGGGTGATGACCCATTACGATCATCACATGTCTTTTGCCAGCAAGCATTGGGGCAGCAATAAACTCGGAGGCGATTATACCAAAGTGGCAGAAGGGTTGGGCGCTTACGCAGAAAGGGTTGCAACACCTGATCAGATAGGTAAGGCGATTCTCCGAGGAATTTCCGCCAACGCAGAAGGAAGACCCGCGCTGCTCGAAATGATGACAAAGGTGGAGGAGGAAGTCCCAAAGTTCTGGTAG